The genomic segment GCTTATCGTTTCGCGATCGAGCATAAGTTCCGTTTTTTTTCCTACGGAGATGCCATGTTGATCCTGGATCCTATTCCGAACTAAGCTTTCTCCCCTTTATTTTATTGTGGGATTCTCCCCCAAGGTGGAGAATGGGAAAGGTGCTACGTAAAGTTCTTCCTTCCCAAACCGAGATCAAATTCAAGGCGGCGAAGCCTGTCCGTTTGAACGGGCTTCCGGACTTTCTCGTGTTTCATAAGGAGGAAGTGAGGACTTTTCGCCAGGCTCTGGAGAATCCGGGACTCTTCCGGCATATTCTGATCACCGGACCCGAGATTGAATCCAACCTTCTCCGCTTCGAACAGTATTTGGAGGAGATCGTAAAGGACCAACCGGTGGTTGCCGAACCGAATCCCACTCTTCTATCTCTTGCAGGTTTTCCTCATGATTCCAAGTATCGACCGGGCAAGATCGCGGAGGCGAACGGAGGACTTCTTTTACTTCCCATCAAACCTTTTATGGAAGATCCGGATCTGTATTATTTTTTGAAAGGGGTATTACTGACCGGTAAGATAGATTTCCTTTCCCTTCCGGAAGGTTCGGATTTAACCCGAATCGATAGATTTCATCCCAGCATAGAGTCCAGATTCCGTTTAATCTTAGTGGGAGAAGAAGCTGAGGTGGACGCAATCTCCCAAATAGACGCGGACTTTTACGGTAGTTTCGATTTCAAGATTCATATGCCTTATGAGATCAGCCTGGGTAAAGCGTGGCTTCCTATCTTCTCCGGATTATTGAAGTCTTGGGAGAAGCCGGGTTATCCTTCTTTAGACCAAACCGCGTTAGACTCCCTTTTAGAGTTGGCGCTACGTTGGAACGATAGTCAGAGCAGGCTTTCTCTACATCTCTCCGAACTCCGTTCTTTCGTAACCGAAATTCTCGCCTTAAACAAAAAGGCCAAGAAGTCCGTAGGAAGAGCCCAAATAGAAGCGGCTCCCGCATTGATCCAAAAGCGAACCGCCATCCATAAGAGAAAGTATCTGGAAAATATCCAGGAAGGTCTGATCTCCGTTCAGCTAAAGGGAAAGAAGACCGGTAGGATCAACGGTCTCTCCGTGATATTATTACAATCCTCTCTTTTGGATTTCGGGCAAGTGAATCAGGTCTCGGCAAGAGTCTCCCTCGGATCGGGAAATCTAATCAATATAGAAAGGGAAGTGAATCTCTCCGGAAACCTTCACGATAAGGGCGTATTTATCCTACAATCTTATATCAAAGGGATGTTCTCTCATATCCAGTCCTTCGGATTGGACGCATCCATTTTATTCGAGCAGAATAGCTCACCCATAGACGGAGACTCCGCGAGTTGCGCGGAACTATTGGCTTTATTGTCCGCGCTTTCCGGTTTGGAAATAGCATGCAATATCGCCGTCACCGGTGCGCTTTCCCAGTACGGGGACATTCTTCCCGTGGGAGCCGTAAACACGAAGATCCAAGCTTGGTTTGATGTGACCAGGCTCGCTGGCTCCAACAAGGACAAATACTGTATTTATATTCCCAAGGATAATGTGAGGGACTTGAATCTTTCCCGGGAAATTCGGGAGGAAATGCGAAAGGGAAAATTCCAAATCGTTTCCTGCTCTCATGTGGAGGATCTTATACCGGAAATTTTCGGAACACCAGCAGGTAAAATTTCCAAGACAGGGATATATCCTCCGAATACTCTTTTCCGAATCATCGAAGAAAGAATCGATCGCAAGAGAGACGGAGAAGAGGGGTAAAATCCCGAATTTTCGGCTCTAAATTCGACAAAACTCAGGGATTTTCGCCGGAATTCCCCTAATCAGACTGCACTGGATTGGCCGATACTATAGATACAGCCATGAAATCCGGAGCCAGGATCAATATTGAATCTTCTTTGGTGGTGACTCTAGTTGCGAGTCTGGGGTTCCTATTGGTCCTAGGACTTGCTCCGGTCAGAAACTCAGGACAAGACGGCTTCGCCACGGAACCGTATCTTCCGGAATTACTAAGAGATAGATTCACCTGGGAACCTAGTTCCGAACAGATCCGGGATCTTCCCGAGAGAACCAAAGAACCGGGCCCTTCTTCCGTATAATTCTTGCATAGAGGCTTCCTAAAGAAAATCTATTCCTAGGTTCCAAAGGAACCGGGAGTCGTATGTTCGGCGGAAAAAGCTTAGATAATCTTAAACAAATGAACCAGATGCGGGTAAGAATGAAGCGTCTGGAAAAAGAATTAGAGTCCCTTTCTTTCGAAGGAAAATCCAAGAACGATCTGGTGGTATGCATTGCCGACGGAAAGCAAGTCGTTCAGGAAATTAAAATAGAAGATTCTCTTCTCGCTAAGAACGATAAAAAGCTATTGCAGAAAAGTATCAAACAGGCAGTGAACCAGGCCATGGAAGCCGCGCAGAAAGCTGCGGAAGAGAAAATGGGAGAGTTCCGGGAACTTCTTTCCTAATCTCAAAAATCCTAAAAGATCGAGATCGGTTTTAATTTCGTACGAGTCCGGGAGAGTTTGAAAAATTCGTGTGGGCATACCGCACGCACGCCGGAGGATTCCGGTAAGGAGATCGCTTCTTCCCCTTCGTCCTCCGATTCAGTGATCCCTAGGGAAACGGAAATATCACCCGACTTTCTCGCATCCGTATTGATCTGTAAAGAATATTGGGCACCGTCCCAAACCTTCTTGAATAAGACCAAATTGCTCGTCGAGCCCGCATTGGATCTGTCCGCCTTGACGAGTTGGATCTGGCCGGGAGTTAATTGGGAAAGAGGAGTGATCTCGGGAATTCTTAACGGGTTGTATAATTTTCTTAGCTCTCCGCCTTCTTCTCCGCTAAGAGGAAAAGGATAATATTGGATGAGTTGGTTCATCCCGTCTAGGAATGCGGTTCCCCCTGAAGTGTCTGTACCCATCTGACCGGAATCGGGCAGAGTCTCTCCCAAGGATTGCCAGATGAATGTGGGATATATTTTCTGGAAGGAAGTCGCAGAACTGGATCCGAGTAAGTCTTTGATTCCTTGGGGAGCATTCGTGTATCCTGTAGCATTCGAACGGAAAAGTTGGAATAGACCCAAGGCGTCCGAGGCCCGATAACCTTTAGGCCCCTGGACTCCCGAGCGGAAATATGCGTTACGCTCGCTTGTGGTCGATCCTGAAATCATATATAAATATTTCATGAAAGAATACGCGAAAGCGTAATCCACAAGAGTATTGAACTTCGAGGACCCGAATACGGTGCTTCCGTTGGCTCCTCGAGCGCAGGAGTTGGAATTTCTACCCCTATAGCAATTGATCCTACTGATTTGAGGAGAATAACCTGCTATATCGGACGCAACTTCGCTTGTACCTTCGTTGATCCAAGCCTCGTCCCTTCCTCCGTTGCTAGTTAGTATTCTCGCCTCGTATTGGAACCGAATCAAGTGCTGGTATTCGTGCGCAAGTGTGGCAAGGAAGGTATCCGGCTTTCCCGCAGTCATATCCGAAGTCCTCAATTCTACGAGCTCGACTCCGTCCATATAAACTATATTCGAGTAATTGGATCTTACGCTATAACTGGAGCTATCCGGAAAATAATCCACCGGATCGAAGAATCCGGCCACAAAGGAACCTCCAGGTTGGCTTCCGTCTATGATATTGGTTACGATTACGGTTACTTTACCGTCACCGTCCAAATCGTCGGAGTATCCGAAAGCGTCTCCTAAACGAGGATAGATCTTAGTATCGAACTCTTGGGCTATATAATTATAATCGATCGCATTTTCCAGACCGGCACTCGCGTATACCTTCACATGGGTTCCAGAACTCATGAGTTGGGTTTGAGTGCAGGCGGAAGAATTAGTAACTAAATTACGAATCCAAAAGGAAGAAGCTCCCGAGCAGGAGGAGCTTAAACGACTTAAGGAAAGAAGATCGGATAGATTCGGTTCGGTCTTATCATCCGATTGAAAAACGTTTTGTCCTACACAATGGGAAAGAAAGAAAACGAAAAGAAAGAATTTGGAGATTCCAACGAGACGACCGACCCGAGTTTTACGGACCAAAGAAAGAGTTTGCATTTCTTTTTTGAAAGAAACTTTCATGTCTCTACCCGAGAAGAGGGAAACTGCTTTACCAGTCGCCTCCGTCTCGTAAGGTCAATTCTGCGGGGAGGTCTCCGAGGAGCAAGAACCATTGGCGTTTAAAAATTTTAAGGAAAGGAAATTTTTTTCCAAATTTTTCGGCATCCTTTGCATTTTTTCGTTAGAATGCAATTGCGGTTTTCGTCCTTCTCCTCTTGAGAGAGAATCCGGTCAAGGACCGGAACATTCCTCGTTATTCGCCTCTCTTCCGGAAAGCGGAGAATATTTTTCCGAACTCAAAAAAATTCCCACCGGATTTTATATCCGACAAATCTATCTGAATCATAAAACCAAGAACGAGTTCTATATGAGCCAGCTCACCGTTTCCGAGGCCAAGAATTGGGAGGAAATTCGATTCGAAGGAAAGCTGACTAAGGACGATTCCGGTAAACTGTTGAGATTTCGTCCCAGACTTTGCAGGATCTTTACTAGTAAAAACCCCGGAGATAGATGGGCCCTAGTCCGAGCCTTCGAATGCGATCATTTCGAATTTCTAATATGGAAAGCGGGTCTCAGGGAACTGAGAATCGTTCCCGGACCGGAGGGAGAAGAGGACGGAGTACTGTTTCGTAGGCCGAATGCAGGAACTCCCGAAAAAATTTCCGGTATAGTACTCCGCGCTTCGGGCAAAAACACGAGCGTTTGGGGAATGAGATTGTCTAGAGTCCGAAAGGGGGCCAAGGGACAATTAGAGACTTACGACGGAAGGAACCTGGATCTCAGATCTTTGCAAACGGTGGAAACCACGGGTGAAGCCGAGACTACAGCACCGAATCTGGCTCGTCCGGGAGATTTCATTCTATACACGAATCCCAACTCGGTCAATCCTCTCGCTTATGAATGACCTAGTCCGATCCCTTTTCCGAGCTTAAAATCTTTCGCAGACCCGGCATGATTTTTAGATAGGGGAGTTGCTTCCGTATACTTCTGATTTCGTCGTCCGAGACATCCGTTCCGTCCAATTGCAGATGGAAAAGCCCGGAAAGGGAATACAATGGGGCTAGATCCTTTACTTCCGTTC from the Leptospira wolffii serovar Khorat str. Khorat-H2 genome contains:
- a CDS encoding YbaB/EbfC family nucleoid-associated protein, with amino-acid sequence MFGGKSLDNLKQMNQMRVRMKRLEKELESLSFEGKSKNDLVVCIADGKQVVQEIKIEDSLLAKNDKKLLQKSIKQAVNQAMEAAQKAAEEKMGEFRELLS
- a CDS encoding peptidase MA family protein, whose protein sequence is MKVSFKKEMQTLSLVRKTRVGRLVGISKFFLFVFFLSHCVGQNVFQSDDKTEPNLSDLLSLSRLSSSCSGASSFWIRNLVTNSSACTQTQLMSSGTHVKVYASAGLENAIDYNYIAQEFDTKIYPRLGDAFGYSDDLDGDGKVTVIVTNIIDGSQPGGSFVAGFFDPVDYFPDSSSYSVRSNYSNIVYMDGVELVELRTSDMTAGKPDTFLATLAHEYQHLIRFQYEARILTSNGGRDEAWINEGTSEVASDIAGYSPQISRINCYRGRNSNSCARGANGSTVFGSSKFNTLVDYAFAYSFMKYLYMISGSTTSERNAYFRSGVQGPKGYRASDALGLFQLFRSNATGYTNAPQGIKDLLGSSSATSFQKIYPTFIWQSLGETLPDSGQMGTDTSGGTAFLDGMNQLIQYYPFPLSGEEGGELRKLYNPLRIPEITPLSQLTPGQIQLVKADRSNAGSTSNLVLFKKVWDGAQYSLQINTDARKSGDISVSLGITESEDEGEEAISLPESSGVRAVCPHEFFKLSRTRTKLKPISIF
- a CDS encoding AAA family ATPase; this encodes MLRKVLPSQTEIKFKAAKPVRLNGLPDFLVFHKEEVRTFRQALENPGLFRHILITGPEIESNLLRFEQYLEEIVKDQPVVAEPNPTLLSLAGFPHDSKYRPGKIAEANGGLLLLPIKPFMEDPDLYYFLKGVLLTGKIDFLSLPEGSDLTRIDRFHPSIESRFRLILVGEEAEVDAISQIDADFYGSFDFKIHMPYEISLGKAWLPIFSGLLKSWEKPGYPSLDQTALDSLLELALRWNDSQSRLSLHLSELRSFVTEILALNKKAKKSVGRAQIEAAPALIQKRTAIHKRKYLENIQEGLISVQLKGKKTGRINGLSVILLQSSLLDFGQVNQVSARVSLGSGNLINIEREVNLSGNLHDKGVFILQSYIKGMFSHIQSFGLDASILFEQNSSPIDGDSASCAELLALLSALSGLEIACNIAVTGALSQYGDILPVGAVNTKIQAWFDVTRLAGSNKDKYCIYIPKDNVRDLNLSREIREEMRKGKFQIVSCSHVEDLIPEIFGTPAGKISKTGIYPPNTLFRIIEERIDRKRDGEEG